The DNA window GGAAGGACAGTTTTGCGAGTCACCCCGGCGACGCCGGGAAAATGGCGTCTTTACTTCGAGAGTACCGGATTCCAGGGCGGGAAAAGATCATCGCCATTTGCGGGAAACGCGAAGAGAATAAAGACGGGATCTGGGAGCGTCGATTGAAGAAGCAGCAGGCACAGAAAGTCGATTTTCGCTCCGACCGCGAAAAGAATAACTGCCAGATATTGATTCGTCGTTTTAAGGAAGGACAGACGCCGGACAGTCGACTTTCACTCCGTGAAAGATCGCGTTCTTTTGCGGAGCAAAAGACGACTGACCGTCGACCTCCGTCAGTTAAAAGTTTCCCGTTCCCCGTGAAAGGCGACTGACCTTCAGTCAAAGGTTCCCATGGTCCGCGTGCTTTCCGCACCGATGCGATCAACGCTTTGATGACCTTGCCGCCGAACTGGCTGAGCTGCTTATAACGTCCCGCACCTGCTGCTTCCGGTAATTCAGCACCTCGAACCGGGCGATGCTGAACGCCCAGGCTTTGAAGTGGGCGCCAGGCTGGAAGTCGGCCCGTTTTTCCCAGATGCGGGCGCTGGTCTGCTGGGCCACGTCTTGCGCGGCGGCGTCGCCGGGAGCAGCGACTTGACGTACAGCAGCAACGGCGGCTGACTGGCGGTCAGCAGCGCCACAAACGGTTCGTCCGGCTCGTGCGGATGCGGTGTTTCCATGTCTGCAGATGCCCCGATTTCCCGTAAGGTTAACCGGAAAATTTCGACATCGGCACACTTTTTTATCCGCAGGGACGATTCCCCGTGGTGAAATCGGCCGTAGGTCTCATCAATGGCCAGGCGAGAGGAGAACGTTCAGGCGGCGAGCTGCTTGCGCCACCAGGCGACGCCGCCGATGGCGAGCGCCAGCACGCAGGCCAGCGCCGCGAGCGTCCCGGCCCAGGAACCGGTTTGACGGGCAGGCGGGGCGTCGCCCGGAACTGCGGCGATGGCGACCGGCGGCGGGATGATCGGCTTCGATACGCCAGGCACCGGTACGCCAGGCACCGGTACGCTTGGCGTAGACGCGTTAGAAGTTGACGCGTCCGGCGTTGACGCGCCGTAACGGGGAGTGCCTGTGGGAGCGGGGCGAGCCGGCTGCGCGGAGGAAGACGGCGTCGCCGTGGCCGGCGGATTGGCGGGGGCGACGGGCGCCAGTTTGATCGGGCGATAGTCTTTCACCACCAGTTGCACGGCCGTCTCTTCGGTGGCCGTGTTGACCAGCCTGGCCGCTTTGACGGCGGCCTGAATCACCAGGTAGTTCCCGGCGTCGTTTGCCTGGCGATATTCGTGCATCTGGGGTGGAACGGAATTCTGGTACTGCAGATACGCCTCGATCCACGGATGCGGCGGAGGCAGGTCGACGATCTCGATGTCGGCCGCTTCAAACTCGATCTCCAGGGCGTACGGCTGGTTGGGCGCCAGCGCCGCATCGGGAGGCAGCCAGAGTTCCTTGTCGACCCGGAGCACGGGAAAGATCGGTTCCGTGGTCGGACGCGCCACCGGCACGCCGGCGATCGTCGATTGCCCGCCGGCGAACGAGCCCTGGCGGCTCTGCGGATTCGCACGCTCCCCGTCCGCATTGGGCGTGACGAAGGCATACTGGCGACTGCCGAAGTAAATCTCTGCGGGGGCGCGGGACAGAAGCTGTGACCAGTTGCTGTCCTTCTGGCTTTCTTCCGGAGTAATCGGCTTGAACCGCTGGTTGGGATGAAGTCTGCTTGGAAATAACCTGTAAGACGAGGTCGCCGTGCCCAGATCATCGCTGTGGGGACTTCCGTAGACGGCCTCTTCCAGGACCGCCGGCGCCGGAGCTTCCTCCCCGCGCCGATCGCGGAAGTCGAACTTGCCGAACCGGAGCGTGAAATGATTCTCCAGCCGCGGGCTGTTCTGCTTTGCCCATTCGCGGAAAGGGGCCGCTAGCTCCTGGCGTTCGTTCTGCGGCGGCAGTTGTTCGAACGGCGGCAACGCCTGGCCGAGCTGCGGATCCACGCCGTAATTGTTCTTCTCGGGATTCTCGCGAAACCAGAATTCGTGCTGGATCCGGGCGACCAGGAACTGGTCCAGGTACTGCTCAAACGATTCCGGCGTCAGGCGGGCGACCAGCAGCGGGATCGCCGCCGGCGTCAACGGACGGGCCGCACCGTCTGCCGGGGCTCCCGGCGAGTCGCCCGGTTTCCCGTCGGTCGAACCGCTCGACGCCGCGCGGGCGAACGGGTCGTCATCGACATGGGGGATGCTGGCGGGCAGATCTGTGGCCGGGATGAATGCGACGGGCTCGCCTTTGCTGGTTTCGATCTCGACGCCTTGCACCTTGCCGACGATGATGGCCCCGGGCCGAAGGGGATTCTCAATTCCGTGCTGTTCGGTCAATGCGACATCCAGTTCCGAGACGACAATCCGCATCTGCATTCTCGCATGCCAGTCGCGGATGCCGGCCAGCTTGTCAACGGTTTTCCGGGTGAGCGGAACTCGATCGAAATGAATCTGCCGATCCAGCGCGACGGCGACCGGATAGTTGGTGATCACGCCAATCCTGTCGCGCAGCGTGTTGACCGTTTCCTGGCTGAACCGGGGAGCTCTGTCGAACATGCGGACGGCCGTTTCGCCGACCGGATCGCTGGCTTCGCCGAAGAACTTTACTTCGTACAGGGTTTTGTCCCGCAAGGATTCCGGGAAGGTAATCGCGGGCAGTTTCCGCGGACGGCCGAAGTCGGCCGTGGTGATCTCGTTCAGCGGATCAAAGGCCGGCTCTTCGTCGCTGGACCCTCTCCGCTGGGGCAGCAGGGCCAGGGTCTCTGGGTCGTATTCCACTTCGCCCAGGGGGATGCGGATGGCGGCCTGGCGGGGAGCTTTGGCGGCGGTCGTTTGCACGAGCTTCTTGACGACCGGCCTGAGTTCCGGGGCGGTGATTTCGGGATCGCGGCCGATGATCTTCTCGCGATCGAACATAAATACGCCGGCTTCGATTTTGTAGCGCGGGTCATAGCCTTTTTCGCTTTTGAGGAACTCCCAGGCGCGATCGTCGCCCGTCAGCAGTTGGGGCAAGGCGCCTGACGCCAGGGGCGAGCCGGCGGCGTCCAGCTTTTGCCACTGGTAATACATCAAAGGGTGTCGGGGGTTCAGGCCGATGCTTGTCGCGTATCGCATCAGCTGTTCCGGCGTGCCGCGGTCCTGCTGGAAATGCTTCCAGAAAAAAACCTCGCGTCGGATCTGGTCCAACGTGAGTTCCTCCAGGCGTTCCGGCAGCACCAGCTGGAAGTCCTTCTGGATCTGCAGTAACGCCATCCGCCGACGATTGAGGGCCGGAGCCTCGTCAATCGTAAAGTGACGCTTTCCGCCGGCGGCCGGCGGCGCGGATTCGCCGGGCAGGAACTGTTCCGCGGCAAAGGTCTGCAGCACCTGGCCCGTGCCCGGATGTAGCGCCCGCGCCAGGACCACCCGGGCGGGAACGGGCTGCAGCTGGCCTTCGGCGATCTGCATGGGGCCGACCTCCAGCAATACGTCCAGCGGAATCCAGCGGTCGGGCTGTCCCTTTTGCTGGGGCAGCCCCAGCAGGAATGCTTCGGCCTGAGCCGGTTTCATCGATAGCGCCGGCATCCGGCCGATGCCTTCCACCACGATCGGAAAGCTGCCGGGGATCTTTCGCTGGAACAATCCTTTAGGAAACAGGGGCTGCTCCAGTTGCGAGACTAGCGGATTCCAGCTGAACTGCACAAACGGATCGGCAGGGCGGGCCCGAGGCGTCACCATTCGCGGGACAATCAGGTGCGGTCCCTCCGGCAGTTGCCAGCTGTACGTGTCGGTGTTGTTGTGAAAGGTCAGGTCGTAGTAGGAACGATCAAAGGGGAACCCCCCGATTGCTTCGTCGTACCTGTCCAGCTGCATTTTCCACTGGACGCGGAATCGTTGGACGGTCGGTCCTTTTTCGACGCCGGCCAGTTTGGCGGCGGCGAACGTCCGGATCTGTTCGACGATCCGCTTGCGGGCGAACTCGCTGGCCTTCATCTCGTCCTGCAGACGCCGGTATTCGTCGGTAATCGGCCCCGAGGCCTTGGGCGGAATCATATACACCGCATAGACCTCGCCCAGGAAAGACTCACTGACCTTCAGCAGATCGCTCTGGGCCGCGTAGTACAGCATCAGCAGCGAGCGATAGTCGGGCGGCGGAGCGTTCTCCAGCGTTACTTCCCCTTTGGCGTCGTCTGCCGCCGGAACCTCGCTTTTGGGTGCTCCGGCCGGCGCCGGTGCGGCGTCGCCTGCGGTGGGAGCGTCGCTTGTCGCTTTGTCCGCCAGGGAGCGGACGTACTCGCGATCCGGCTGGCTGAGAAGTTCCAGCTTGACCGTGATCTCCTGGCCGTTGTCGGATCGCTTCAGCCGTACCTGCGAACCTTCGGCGCCGACCAGTTCCGCCTGCAGGCGAAAGGCGCCGTCGATGCTGGTCCAGGTGCGTTCTTCGGCGTGGAGGAGCGCCGCGCTGGTCAGGAGGAAAACAGTCGTGATGAATGCGATGCGAAACATGGGAAGACTCCCGGCGCCTGGCTTAGGAAGCGGAACAAATGCTGTACACCCAAAGGCAGCCCGCCAGCAGGCCGAGCAGGAACGTCCAGGAGCAAACGATGCGCAGCACGCGAGTGAGCCGCGTGCATTTCTTCAGCGTGACTCCGACGGCGACCGTCGGAACGGCGGCCAACAGCAGATGTCCCCACCAGGGCATCGTCACGCCGGATTGCACATCCAGATAAATCACCAGGATCAGGGCGCCGATCATCATCAGCACGGAGAATTTCTCGTCGCGCTCCTTCGCGGCGAATTCCGCCCTGGCCTTCGTTGCTTTGGCCCGTTCGACCTCCCTCTTGGCGAGTTGCTCGGGCGTGAGAGGAACGTCGGGCGTCCGCGTATACGTGGAGGGGCCGCTGGACGAGGGCGCGTAAGACGGCGGCGCAGATGACGACGACTGTCGACGCGCTTCATACTCTTGCTTTGTGCGTTCCAGACGCTGGTTCTGTTCCCGGGCGTGTCGCCCCCAGGCTCCGCCGGACCCGCTGCCCAGACCGTACATTTGGCCCAGCATGTATTCGCCAACCCAGTTTTCATCGGACATAGGACTCTCCTTCGAAAGGAAGCAGGGAGATGAGATTTTGCCCCGGCAAGGAACCTTATCAGGCGTGCTAACGGACCTATCACCAGGCGGACCCGTTTACCCGACGCCCTGCCGGAAAAATCTCGAAAAAAATTTGAGCCGGCGTTGAGGAGGCAGTTAAACTAAGCCACCTCCGCTATGGACAAAGGTCACAGGTCCGCGACTTCGAAAGCAAGGATGTCGCGAACGAACCCTAACGGATCAAATGCATGACGCAGGATGGCTCGGTAACTCGCTGGATTCACGGTCTGAAAGCCGGGGCCAGCGACGAAGTCCAGCAGCAACTCTGGAATCGCTATTTCGAACGCCTGGTGCAGGTTGCGCGCGGGCGGCTGTCGCGGGATCTGTGCCGGGTGGAAGACGAAGAAGATGTGGTGCTGAGCGTCTTTGATAGTTTTTTCGCCCGTGTTCAGACCGGTCAGTTTCCGGAGCTGAACGATCGCAGCAGTCTGTGGCCGTTGCTGGTGGCGATCACGGTTTGCAAAACCAAGAATCTGCACCGTCGCCAGCGAGCGCAGAAAAGAGACGCTTTCCGCGCCGTTTCCGCCTCCCCCGGCCCGGGGAAAACTGACTGGCTGGAGCAGCTGGCCGATCAGGAGCCCACGCCGGAAATGGCGGCCGAGACCGCCGAAGAGGCGAACCGGATGCTTGAGACGCTGGAGAAGGAATCCCTGCAGAGCGTCGCCCGGATGAAACTGGAGGGTTATACCAACCGGGAAATCGCGGAACGGCTGGGCGTGATGGAGCGGACCATCGAGCGGCGTTTAACGCTGATCCGCCAGCTATGGACGGAGTTTGCCGAAGCATCGCTTGAGGAACGGCCTGCCGAGTCGGAGTAGCCGGACGTCGTTTGCCGAGATCGCTCCTGCGCTCGCCGGCTGTCGTACGATTTTCTCCTTTGCCTGATTTTCTGGACGTTCACGCGTCGGGTTATCGCCAGAAACCGTGATTACAACCGAGTGAAGGAGAAACTTCCGACTGCAGGAAATGCGTTATGGATCCCTCGTACGATATTGCCCAGCTCCCGGCGAAGTGCCAGGCCCGGATTGAAGAGATTTGCGAAGGCTTTGAGCTTTCCTGGCAAGGCTCGGAACCGCAGGATCTGGCGGATACCGTCCAGAAGATCGACGGCGGCCTGCAAACAGTGTTGCTGCGCGAACTGCTGCAGATTGAGCAGCATTATCGTTCCCGGTCGCTGGGGCGTCCGGTGACGGCGGAGGAGCTGCAGCAATCGCACGCCCAGCTGGCGGAGGAGATCCAGCGCGAGTTTCTGCTGGATTCGGACGGACGTGAACTGCCTGCAACCGCTTTCCTTCGTGAGGGCTCGCCCGGCAAGCAGCAGGAGGCATCGGACGACGATAGCAGCCTGTTCCCGCAGTTGCCGGCGACGCTGGATCGCTATCGCATTCTGCAGCCGCTGGGCAGCGGCGGCATGGGCTGCGTGTTTCTGGCCGAAGACACCATGCTGGAACGGCAAGTCGCGCTGAAGTTTCCGCACCGCGATACCCGGCGCAGCGCCGCCCAGGCGGCCCGTTTTCTGCAGGAAGCCAAAGCGGCCGCCACGCTCAACCATCCGCACCTGTGCGCCGTGCACGATGTGGGCGAGGCCGCAGGACTGCCTTACCTGTCGATGGAATATATCGATGGCGAGCCGCTTTCGGATCGGTTGCGATCCGGCCGGCGGCTTACGCAGACCGAGTCCGTCCAACTGATCCGCAAACTGGCGAGCGCCCTGCAGGAAGCCCATGACCAGGGCGTGGTGCATCGCGACATCAAGCCGGCCAACGTCATGATCAATCATCGGGGAGCGCCCGTCCTGACCGATTTTGGACTGGCCCAGCGAAACGCGCCGACCGACTCCCGTCTGACCCAGAACGGCGATCTGCTGGGCACGCCGGCTTACATGTCGCCCGAACAGATCGACGGCGACCTGGAACGGATTGGCCCGGCGACCGACATCTATTCACTGGGGGCCATCTTCTACGAGTTGCTCAGCGGGCAGCGACCGTTCCGCGGTTCTACCGCCGCCGTGCTGGGAAGCATCATGACAACCGATCCGCAGCCGATCGCTACGCTGCAGCCGTCGGTTGATCCGGCGCTGGAGGCGATCTGCCAGCGAATGATGGCCCGGCCGATCGAAGAGCGGTTCGCATCGATGCAGGAAGTCGCCGACGCCCTGGAGTCCTGGAGCGACGCTGCGCAGCCCGCCCCGGCGTCGCCTCGCGACCGGCGCCCCATGGCGATGCCGCTGATAGGGACGCTGGCCGCCATCGCCCTGGCGTGCGGGGTCCTGTTTCTGGTGCGTACGCCGAAAGCGACCTTTCGCGTGGAAGTGAAAGACCCGCAAGTGCGCGTGCTGGTCGACGACCAGAACCTGGCGTTGACCGACGGCAGCTGGGAAGGCAAGAAGAAAGCCGGGCCGCATCAACTGGGGGTGATGATCGGCGACCAGCAACTGAAGCTGGGAGAAACGACCGTCATCCGGCTGGACGGCGAGCAGCGCCAGGTCCGACTGGCCGTGTCGGGAATCGAAGTCGTCGGCGATCGGTTCGAGATCGCCCGCGACGGCAAAACGAGCGCGGTGGTCGAAGTAATCTGGGAGCCGGATTCCGTAGCCGGAACGCCGCCTGTCCCCGAAGAGAACGCCGTTGCGGCGGCGGAGATCAGTCCGACGCCAGGCGACGAACCTCTGACAGAAATCGATCCCATGCTGGATATCGATCTCATGCGAGACGACGATCCCCTGTCCGCAGCGAAAGATCCTCGGTCCGCCGCGGAACTGATGGCGACCGGCGACTGGGAGTGGCGCGTCATTAAAAAGCTGAGCCTCGGCTCAAATGCCTTTGAATACGATGCCGATATGAGCGCCGATCGTTTGACCCTCGTGTTCAGCGGGGCCCGAAGCGGCGGTCACGGCAATCGCGACCTGTGGATGGCGACCCGCCCCTCGCCGGATGCTCCCTGGTCGAAAGTGACCAACCTGGGACCTGAGGTCAACACCGAGCATAGCGAGTATGAAGTTCGATTGACGAACGATGGACTCACGCTTGGTTTTGTGCGGATGGGGGAGAACTGGAGCGCCAGGTATTTCTCTACCCGGGAAACGCCCCTTTCTTCCTGGTCGACCGCCCAGGCCCTGGACGAAGATTCCGACCTCCCATTTCACGATGGATACTCTCGCGACGGTCTGAGCAGAATGCAAACGCAACTCCGGGGCCCCGGGCATGGTTTGGACCTGCAGCTGTTTCAACGCACGGCGCCAGGCGAGCCCTGGACGGGTTCGCCCGAGGCCGGTCCGCTGGTGAACACGGCCGCCGACGAAATGCGCGGCGTCATCAGCAATGACTGTCGGCTGCTGTTTTTTGTACGACGAACGCGAGCCACTTCGGACGAGGTCGCCACGCACCGGATTTTTGTCGCCACGCGGGCGGACAAGAACTCTCCCTGGTCCGAGCCGACGCTGCTGGATCACGAATTTCCTTACGCCACCTCCGACAAGCATCGTCTCTTGCCTGACGAAAAGTCGCTGCTCTTTGCTTCCTCCCGTCCCCGGGAACGAGGATCCGGGATCTGTCTCGCCCGTCTGGTCAGAAAGCAGCCCAGGAAAGAATCGAAGCCGGCCGAGTAAAGCGCGTCGTTGGTGCAGCGTACGGCCTGGCCGCCTCGCGCGCAGGACAAAGGAGTTGCAGCGATCGCGCCGCACGGCGGTTGTCGCTCCCGGCCTGTACCGCTACCTTTGACGACTTGTCCGTCAGAGGGGGCCAGGCAGAACGAGCGTTTCTCGCAGCACGCCTGGCCATCACCCAGAAACTGCAAGCGTGGGAGTGCGCGTGATTCGCCAATATCAGGAAACCGATCTCGAAGATCTGCTGGCTGCCTGGGCGGCCGCCTCGGAGTTGGCCCATCCGTTTCTGTCGCCGGAGTTTCAGGCCCAGGAACGGAAGAACATCCCGCAACTTTATCTGCCCAATGCGGAAACCTGGGTCACGGAAAAAGACGGCCAGGTGATTGGCTTCATCGCGCTGATCGGTAACGAAGTGGGGGCGATCTTCGTCCATCCCCGCTATCACGGCCAGGGCTTTGGACGCGGCCTGATGGACAAGGCGAAAGAGCTGCGCGGCGAACTGGAAGTCGAAGTCTTCACCGCCAACACCCTCGGACGTGCGTTCTACCAGCGGTACGGCTTCCAGCTGGTCGAGGAAAAAGTCCACGAGCCAACCGGCCAGGATCTGATGCGTTTGCGGCTGTCCCCGCCCGCTGACGCTAAGTAAGCTGCGACAAAGGAGCCGTGCTGTCGGCGAACTGCTCGATCCCCAGTCCCATCGCCTGGGCGATGGTCAGATGGGTGTTGGCAAAGGGGGTCGCTTCCGTAAAGCGATGCAGCGCGCCGTGTTTGAGCCCGCACTGCCGGCCGCCGGCGACCACGATCGGATAGTTCCGCGCCTGGTGGGTGGTGCTGGTGCCGCAGCCGTACAGGATCATGGTGCGGTCCAGCAGCGTGTCGCCCCCTTCCGGACAGCCCTGCAGGCGTTCCAGAAAATGGGCCAGTTGCTGGGCCAGGAACTGGTCGTACCGTCCCCAATCGGCGTAGCCGTCTGCTTTCCGGGCGCCGTGCGACAGCCCGTGATGGCTGTTCAGATTGATCGACTGCGGGAACTTGTCGCCCACGCCCTGGCTGTCTTCGCGTGCGATCTGATAGGTCGCCACGCGGGTGGAGTCGGTCTGGAAGGCCAGGAACATCAGGTCGTACATGGTGCGGATGAACTCGGCCGGATCGTCGGTTCCAGCCTTCAGGTTGACGGCCGTCGGATCGACATGCGGCTTGGCCACATCCAGCCAGGCTTCGGTACGATCGACCTGCTGTTCGACTTCGCGGACGGAAGCCAGGTATTCGTCCAGCTTTTTCTGATCGAGTTTCCCCAGCCGCCGGGACAACTGCCGGCTGTCTTCCAGCAAAAAGTCGAGCATGCTGCCGGTGTTCTGCAGGTCGGTCCGCTGCTGCGCTTTGGTGCTGCCTTCGGTTTTGCCGAACAGCCGTTCGAACACCCGCCGCGGTTGCGACTCGGCTGGGATCGGCAGGCCCGATTTGTTGAAGGAGAGCGTCGCCGTGCGGGCCGTGTAACCGATGCCGCTGTCGCTGGAAAGTACGAGCGAAGGGAAGCGGGTGTGGACGCTGGTCTGGCGGGCCAGGACCTGGTCGATGGAGATGGAGTTGGCGTACGCCTTGCTGATGTCGGCGCCGGTCAGAAAGATGTCGGCCGTGTTGTGCCCGACAATGGAGCGGCCACGAGGATGGCTCAGCCCCTGCAGAATGCTCAGCTCGTTGCGGTACGGACTCAGCGGCTGCAGCGACTGGGTGAAGGTGTAATCGCGGCCTTCGCCCCGCGGGAACCAGTGCCAGTCCTGGTGGGCCGGATGGTTCTCCGGCGGCAAACTGACGCCGTTGGGGAAGAAAACAAAGCAGGCCCGCCGCGGCAGTTCGGCCGGGGCGGCAGCGGCCGACATCCCTTCCAGCCAGGGCAAGGCCAGGGACAAGCCGGCGCCGCGCAGGAAGGTGCGACGATCAATCTGCCAGGTCTTGCGAGCCATCCGAATTTCCTCCTGAGGTCAGGCGCAAGAACGCCTGCGTCGTGTGTTATTTGGTTCGAAAAATCTCATGCAGCACGATGCGTTCGATCATCGGCGCCAGACGATAACCGTCGTCGATGAATGCCTCGGTCAGCGTGTCGACCGCCGGCGCATCGGTGAATTCCAGGCTGCGTCCCAGCGCGTAGATCAGCAGATTCTCGGTGAGCGCCCTGGCAAACGCCTTGGACTTGGATTGGACCAGATGCTGCTGCATCTCTCGCAAACCGGACACGCTTACGTTGCCCGGCAGCACGGCGGACGCATCGCGGGAAACGTTGACAGAAACCTCGCCCGCCCTCTCGGCCCGAGCTGACTTCCGGGCCCCCATTGGCTTCTGGGCGGACAGATCGGCGCCCCGCCAGCGACCGATCGCGTCGTAGTTTTCAAAGGTCAGCCCCCAGGGATCGATCTTTTGATGGCAATCAAAGCAGGCCGCGTTATTCCGATGCTCCTGCAGACGCTGGCTGAGCGTCAGCCCTTGTTCCAGCGTTGCTTCTTCCAGCTGCGGGACGTTCGGCGGCGGCGGGGGCGGCGGGTCGTTCAGCAACTGCCGCAGCAGCCAGACGCCGCGCTTGATCGGATGCGATTCCACGCCGTTGGAGTTGGCCGTTAAAATGCTCGCCTGCGTGAGCAGGCCGCTGCGTTGCGGGATGGCCGCGTTAGGCAGCGGGCGGAACTGCGAGCCGGCGACATTGGCGACGCCGTAATGTTTGGCCATCCGGTCGTTCAGCATGACAAACCGAGAGTCCAGAAACTCCAGCGCGGGCAAGTCATGGCGCAGGACGTGCCGGAAGAACGCATAGGTCTCCTCGGCCGAGTCGCGCTGCAAATCGTCGTTGTACTGGGGAAAGTGTTCCGGGTTCACGGCGACCCGTCCCAGTCCGCCCAGGTCCAGCCACTGGTAAACAAAGTTCTGCACAAACCGCTCGGAACGCTCATCGGCCAGCAACCGTTTTACCTGGACCGACAGAACCTGCGGATCGCCCAGCTTTCCGTCGTCGGCCAGCTGCCGCAGTTCATCGTCGGGCATGGTGCTCCAGAGCAGGTACGACAGCCGCGACGCCAGTTCATGATCGTTCAGCGTACGGGCGTCGCCTTCGGTGCGGGGCTCGCTGAGATACAAAAACTGCGGACTGCTGAGCACGACGGCCAGCGTGTCGCGCAGGGCGGTCTGGCGGTTCTGCGAGCGCTGGAGCATCAGGGCATGCAGCGCGAGCAGCCGCTGGATCTCTGCTTCAGCCACCGGCCGGCGAAAGGCCCGCGGGACAAACTTCCGCAGTACGGCTTCGACGAACGTTGTTTCATCGACAAACGCCTCCCGGTCCAGCAGCACCTGGTGGGCGGTCAACAACTGCGGGGCCGGGTAGATCACCTCCACCGAATCCAGCAGCAGGTCCGAAGTGATCGATTCGTTGGTAACGGTCACCAGTTCGCCGCGGAACTTGTCTTTGCCGGACAGGAACACCGGCAGCGCCTCCATCCGTGCGCGGAACTCAAAGGTTTGCGGTTCGTCCGCCGTGCCGGTAACGATCCGCCGACCCAGCGGCTTCAGGTTCAAAACGGCCCCCGACGCGCGGTATCCCATGGCCACTGTCATCTGGGGCTGCCCGTTCCCGCCTGCCGCCCTGACGCGGACCAGAATTTCGCCCTCGGTGGGCCAGGCGTCCAGCGTATAGGTCTGGCGGAATTCGGGGCGAATGATGATCGGCTCGAAAGTAGAGTGGCCCGCTTTCTGCTCCGCCAGCTCTGCCGGCGACAGGGGGAAAATGAACAGCCCATCGCGGCCGCCGACATTGGTTGCCTTTGATTTGCGAGTATAGCCTTGCGGTTCCGGCTGCCTGGCTGTCTTTGCTTTTTTGCCTTGCTTCCCAGGGGTCGCTTTCCCTTTACTCTGTTGCTGCAGGTCGGCGGCCTGGGCGGCGTGGGAAGCAACGTAATAATGGTACGCCTCGCTGAGGGCAGGCGGATTCAGGAAAAGCTCCAGCGCCTGACGGGCCGCCTGGAGGTAAGTCTCCAGCTGCACGGGGCTCATCAGCAAGGTCTGGCCGTTGTTCAGGAATCCATTGGGTGAGATCGCTTCCGGCGGCAAGTCCGAGGAAAAGTCGATCGACAGGCCGAGCAGATCCTCCATCGTATGCTGGTACTCATACCGCGTGAGCCGGCGCAGCACGACTTGCCCCTGCGTGGAGCGTCGCTGGACGGCTGCCGCTTCCAGTCCGGTGCGGATCCAGGCCGTCAATCGCTGGCGGGCTTTCCCCTCCAGCGGGTCGGCTTCGGCAGGCGGCATGTCGCCGGCGGAAATCTGGTTGAGCACCTCGTGCCACAGTTCGGCGTCGTCCCCCGCCACGAGATCCCGGTCCAGCTGATCCAGCCGCAAGCCGGCCTTGGACGTCTTCGGTCCGTGGCAGCTGATGCAGCTTTGCTGCAGGATCGCGTTAACCTCCGCCAGTTCGGCGACCGCATCGTCGGCCTGGGCGAACAGCGCCTGGCTTGCGAAACCGAAACAGCAGCACACCAGCGCGCACGCGAAGAGGGAAGGGATTCGAATCATGGCCACAGAAAGAGCGGAAAGGAGAGAGGATCGCGAAGGGGTGACATTGAACTCTACCCCGACGCGCCGCGCATCGCAAGTTGAACGTCCTCCCAGGACGGACCGTGCGGGAAAACAAGGACCTGCCTGGCCGATGGACGTGACCGCCGTCAGTCGCGGATAAAATCCGTTCTTTTCCCGGCCGGCCTGTTACCTTGTTATCCGCAGCGGCGTCTGTTTGTTAGCAATCGACAGGCCCTCGGAAGCGAGGCGCCTGGCAGCGAGCCTGAGCTGGCCGGATAGGCGTTGAACTTGAATTCCCCTGACCCCGATCATGATCTGCTGCGGCGTTGCCAGCTCAAAGAAACCGCGGCCCTGGCGGAGCTGATCGAGCGGCGGCAGCAATCGCTGTTCCAGCTGGCCCTGCGAACGATCGGCGGGGACGCGGCCCTGGCGGAAGAGATTGTCGTCGACGCCTTTTACAAAATCTGGAGAAACGCACGCGACTGGCGGGACGGCAGTCCTTCCTCCTGGATGAGCCGGATCGTGGTCCGCACGGCCCTCGACGCCCGCCGCAGCCAGCAG is part of the Lignipirellula cremea genome and encodes:
- a CDS encoding sigma factor, whose product is MCRCRNFPVNLTGNRGICRHGNTASARAGRTVCGAADRQSAAVAAVRQVAAPGDAAAQDVAQQTSARIWEKRADFQPGAHFKAWAFSIARFEVLNYRKQQVRDVISSSASSAARSSKR
- a CDS encoding SHD1 domain-containing protein; translated protein: MFRIAFITTVFLLTSAALLHAEERTWTSIDGAFRLQAELVGAEGSQVRLKRSDNGQEITVKLELLSQPDREYVRSLADKATSDAPTAGDAAPAPAGAPKSEVPAADDAKGEVTLENAPPPDYRSLLMLYYAAQSDLLKVSESFLGEVYAVYMIPPKASGPITDEYRRLQDEMKASEFARKRIVEQIRTFAAAKLAGVEKGPTVQRFRVQWKMQLDRYDEAIGGFPFDRSYYDLTFHNNTDTYSWQLPEGPHLIVPRMVTPRARPADPFVQFSWNPLVSQLEQPLFPKGLFQRKIPGSFPIVVEGIGRMPALSMKPAQAEAFLLGLPQQKGQPDRWIPLDVLLEVGPMQIAEGQLQPVPARVVLARALHPGTGQVLQTFAAEQFLPGESAPPAAGGKRHFTIDEAPALNRRRMALLQIQKDFQLVLPERLEELTLDQIRREVFFWKHFQQDRGTPEQLMRYATSIGLNPRHPLMYYQWQKLDAAGSPLASGALPQLLTGDDRAWEFLKSEKGYDPRYKIEAGVFMFDREKIIGRDPEITAPELRPVVKKLVQTTAAKAPRQAAIRIPLGEVEYDPETLALLPQRRGSSDEEPAFDPLNEITTADFGRPRKLPAITFPESLRDKTLYEVKFFGEASDPVGETAVRMFDRAPRFSQETVNTLRDRIGVITNYPVAVALDRQIHFDRVPLTRKTVDKLAGIRDWHARMQMRIVVSELDVALTEQHGIENPLRPGAIIVGKVQGVEIETSKGEPVAFIPATDLPASIPHVDDDPFARAASSGSTDGKPGDSPGAPADGAARPLTPAAIPLLVARLTPESFEQYLDQFLVARIQHEFWFRENPEKNNYGVDPQLGQALPPFEQLPPQNERQELAAPFREWAKQNSPRLENHFTLRFGKFDFRDRRGEEAPAPAVLEEAVYGSPHSDDLGTATSSYRLFPSRLHPNQRFKPITPEESQKDSNWSQLLSRAPAEIYFGSRQYAFVTPNADGERANPQSRQGSFAGGQSTIAGVPVARPTTEPIFPVLRVDKELWLPPDAALAPNQPYALEIEFEAADIEIVDLPPPHPWIEAYLQYQNSVPPQMHEYRQANDAGNYLVIQAAVKAARLVNTATEETAVQLVVKDYRPIKLAPVAPANPPATATPSSSAQPARPAPTGTPRYGASTPDASTSNASTPSVPVPGVPVPGVSKPIIPPPVAIAAVPGDAPPARQTGSWAGTLAALACVLALAIGGVAWWRKQLAA
- a CDS encoding sigma-70 family RNA polymerase sigma factor; translated protein: MTQDGSVTRWIHGLKAGASDEVQQQLWNRYFERLVQVARGRLSRDLCRVEDEEDVVLSVFDSFFARVQTGQFPELNDRSSLWPLLVAITVCKTKNLHRRQRAQKRDAFRAVSASPGPGKTDWLEQLADQEPTPEMAAETAEEANRMLETLEKESLQSVARMKLEGYTNREIAERLGVMERTIERRLTLIRQLWTEFAEASLEERPAESE